From the genome of Papaver somniferum cultivar HN1 chromosome 2, ASM357369v1, whole genome shotgun sequence, one region includes:
- the LOC113348632 gene encoding putative receptor-like protein kinase At4g00960, translating to MNNPSYILIIFIHQKPAKPKIGSYIFRLISSAVILLIHVNNDKVIAQPTYERQYYCQGDNYTNPSQFQVNLNKVLSSLSSNITTTNRKFFYSSIGENMDKVYGILLCRGDITRQETCKSCVEIAISELAVRCPNTKEYVTWYTHCMLRYSDKNIFYVMETEPELTFNSESNLTNQMEFKDIVIQLMQGLVRNATTNANHDGTLFFATGSSTDTVYGLVQCTTDISTTDCSDCLMGAVSDIDLCHYGKRSGLVLRPSCNIRYDSYPFYESKQATNSGSPPSSPPPPKPDMTTTTEDTRKDNKSPNNTVLIVAISIVIALVIISAVLVYLYLKKKKASITIDDDMDDITRIESLRFDLDAIKAATGNFSNANKLGRGGFGFVYKGMLSNGQEIAVKRLSINSGQGRKEFKTEVGLLVKLQHRNLVKLLGFCLEEEEKLLIYEFVPNGSLDHHIFDPVKATNLNWETRYKIIGGIAKGLLYLHEDSRLRIIHRDLKAANVLLDEENNAKISDFGMAKLFELDQTQGNSSKAVGTYGYIAPEYALHGQFSTKSDVYSFGVLLLEIVTGKRINQFYESDSSEYLLTYVWRHWEAGTALKLVDQTLRENYSENEVKKCIQVGLLPVQDVTERPTMAKVAQMLANDATIPHSLPRPAVFSHGSIELKRIPESGASSSATKSDRSSQFTDHSII from the exons ATGAACAACCCTTCCTATATTTTAATCATCTTCATCCATCAAAAACCTGCAAAACCAAAAATAGGTTCTTACATTTTCCGATTGATCAGTTCTGCAGTCATTCTCCTGATACACGTGAATAATGACAAAGTCATTGCTCAACCCACATATGAACGTCAGTACTACTGTCAAGGAGATAACTACACAAATCCCAGCCAATTTCAGGTTAACCTAAACAAAGTTCTCTCGTCTCTCTCCTCTAACATCACAACAACCAATAGAAAGTTTTTCTACAGCAGCATAGGCGAAAACATGGATAAAGTTTATGGTATCTTACTATGTAGAGGAGATATTACAAGACAAGAAACCTGCAAGAGTTGTGTGGAGATTGCAATTTCAGAGTTGGCCGTACGTTGTCCAAACACGAAAGAGTATGTTACCTGGTACACTCACTGTATGTTAAGATACTCGGACAAAAATATATTCTATGTTATGGAGACAGAGCCAGAACTGACTTTCAACAGCGAAAGTAATCTCACCAACCAGATGGAATTTAAGGATATAGTAATACAGTTGATGCAAGGTCTAGTGAGAAACGCTACTACAAATGCTAACCAcgatgggactttattttttgcCACTGGTTCTTCAACAGATACAGTTTATGGCTTGGTACAATGTACTACAGATATATCTACAACCGACTGCAGCGATTGTCTAATGGGTGCAGTTAGTGATATCGATCTTTGTCATTATGGGAAGAGAAGCGGGTTAGTTCTTAGACCTAGTTGTAATATAAGGTATGATTCGTATCCTTTCTATGAATCCAAACAAGCAACTAATTCAGGGTCCCCTCCCTCAAGTCCTCCTCCTCCAAAACCAGATATGACTACAACCACAGAAGATACTA GAAAAGACAATAAGTCCCCCAACAATACAGTTCTTATTGTGGCCATTTCTATAGTTATTGCACTTGTAATCATCTCTGCGGTATTAGTATACTTATatctaaagaagaagaaagcgTCCATCACGATTGATGATG ATATGGATGACATTACAAGGATAGAGTCACTGCGGTTTGACTTGGACGCAATAAAAGCTGCTACTGGAAATTTCTCTAATGCTAATAAGCTTGGGAGAGGAGGATTTGGTTTTGTTTACAAG GGTATGTTATCCAATGGACAAGAAATAGCTGTAAAGAGGCTATCTATTAACTCTGGACAGGGTAGAAAAGAATTTAAGACTGAGGTTGGTTTACTGGTCAAGCTTCAACACCGGAATCTTGTTAAACTCCTAGGGTTCTGcttggaggaagaagaaaagctACTTATCTATGAGTTTGTGCCCAATGGAAGCCTTGATCATCATATATTTG ACCCCGTGAAAGCAACAAATTTGAATTGGGAAACACGTTACAAAATTATCGGAGGGATCGCTAAAGGCCTACTCTATCTTCATGAAGATTCTCGACTAAGAATTATTCATAGAGATCTCAAAGCTGCTAATGTGTTGTTAGATGAAGAGAATAACGCCAAAATATCAGATTTTGGTATGGCAAAGCTGTTTGAATTGGACCAAACTCAAGGAAACAGCAGTAAGGCTGTGGGAACATA CGGATACATAGCACCAGAATATGCATTGCATGGGCAGTTCTCAACAAAATCAGATGTATATAGTTTTGGTGTCTTACTACTCGAGATAGTAACTGGCAAAAGGATTAATCAGTTCTATGAATCAGACAGCTCTGAGTACCTTCTAACCTAT GTATGGAGACATTGGGAAGCAGGAACAGCTTTAAAATTAGTGGACCAAACATTAAGAGAGAACTACTCAGAAAATGAAGTTAAGAAGTGCATACAGGTTGGGTTGTTACCCGTTCAAGATGTAACCGAGAGACCAACCATGGCGAAGGTTGCTCAAATGCTCGCGAATGATGCTACCATCCCCCATTCGTTGCCCCGACCTGCAGTGTTTAGTCATGGCAGCATAGAATTAAAAAGGATTCCAGAGAGTGGCGCATCATCAAGTGCAACTAAATCAGATAGGTCTTCGCAATTTACTGATCATAGCATCATATAA